A single region of the Streptococcus sanguinis genome encodes:
- a CDS encoding aldo/keto reductase, with product MREYLLNNGVGIPVLGFGTWKAQDGEEAYQATLAALKAGYRHIDTAAIYKNEESVGRAIKDSGIPREELFVTTKLWNDIHTYEEAQEAFAASMERLGLDYLDLYLIHWPNPKPLRENDAWKKRNAEVWRAMEDLYNLGKIRAIGVSNFLPHHLEALLETARMTPAVNQIRLAPGVYQTEAVNFCREHEILLEAWGPFGQGELFQNPAVQAVADKYGKTIAQVALAWSLQEGFLPLPKSVTPSRIASNLDCFGIELDAADLEVLKNVSGLAGGAPNPDGMDF from the coding sequence ATGAGAGAATATCTTTTGAACAATGGTGTTGGCATTCCTGTACTGGGCTTCGGTACTTGGAAGGCTCAGGATGGTGAAGAAGCCTATCAAGCGACATTAGCCGCTCTCAAGGCAGGTTATCGTCACATTGATACGGCAGCCATCTATAAGAACGAAGAGAGTGTTGGACGGGCAATCAAGGACAGCGGCATTCCGCGGGAGGAGCTCTTCGTCACGACCAAGCTTTGGAATGACATTCATACTTATGAGGAGGCTCAAGAGGCCTTTGCGGCCTCAATGGAGCGGTTGGGACTGGACTATCTGGATCTCTACCTCATCCACTGGCCGAATCCCAAACCCCTGAGGGAAAATGATGCTTGGAAAAAGCGCAATGCTGAGGTCTGGCGGGCTATGGAAGATCTTTATAATCTCGGAAAGATTCGAGCGATTGGCGTCAGCAATTTCCTGCCTCATCACTTAGAAGCCTTGCTTGAAACAGCTCGCATGACTCCTGCTGTTAATCAAATCCGCCTGGCTCCAGGTGTCTATCAGACAGAAGCGGTGAACTTCTGCCGTGAGCACGAGATTTTACTGGAAGCTTGGGGACCATTTGGTCAAGGCGAGCTCTTCCAAAATCCAGCTGTACAGGCTGTGGCAGACAAATATGGCAAGACCATTGCTCAAGTCGCGCTAGCTTGGAGCTTGCAGGAAGGCTTCCTGCCTCTACCTAAGTCGGTCACTCCGAGCCGGATTGCCAGCAATCTGGACTGCTTTGGCATTGAGCTAGATGCTGCTGATTTGGAAGTACTCAAAAATGTCAGCGGTTTGGCTGGTGGCGCACCAAATCCGGATGGGATGGATTTTTAG
- the rnpM gene encoding RNase P modulator RnpM, with the protein MAKTRKIPLRKSVVSNEVIDKRDLLRIVKNKEGQVFIDPTGKANGRGAYIKLDNQEALQAKKKRVFNRSFSMEVDEAFYDELIAYVDHKVKRRELGLE; encoded by the coding sequence ATGGCAAAAACAAGAAAAATCCCTTTAAGAAAATCAGTGGTCTCCAACGAAGTGATTGACAAGCGTGATTTGCTGCGGATTGTCAAGAACAAGGAAGGTCAAGTCTTTATCGATCCGACAGGCAAGGCCAACGGCCGTGGAGCCTATATCAAGCTGGATAATCAAGAAGCCCTTCAAGCTAAGAAGAAGCGGGTCTTTAACCGCAGCTTTAGTATGGAAGTGGATGAGGCTTTCTATGATGAGTTAATCGCTTATGTTGATCATAAGGTCAAAAGAAGAGAGTTAGGTCTTGAATAA
- a CDS encoding YlxQ-related RNA-binding protein translates to MNKEKLANLLGLAQRAGRIISGEELTVKSIQEGKAHLVFLAQDAAPNLSKKITDKSRYYQVEVSTVFSTLELSSAIGKARKVLAVTDAGFTKKMRSLM, encoded by the coding sequence TTGAATAAAGAGAAACTTGCAAATTTGCTGGGACTGGCTCAGCGGGCTGGCCGCATCATTTCTGGTGAGGAGCTGACCGTTAAGTCTATCCAGGAGGGAAAAGCACATCTGGTCTTTTTGGCCCAGGATGCAGCTCCTAATCTCAGCAAGAAAATCACTGATAAAAGTCGTTACTACCAAGTAGAAGTATCAACCGTGTTTTCAACACTGGAATTAAGCTCTGCCATTGGCAAGGCCAGAAAAGTGCTCGCCGTGACAGATGCTGGTTTTACAAAGAAAATGAGGTCTCTTATGTAA
- the nagA gene encoding N-acetylglucosamine-6-phosphate deacetylase produces MPTYIKADQFFYPQGIRQGGYLELIDGKFGKLVQSVPQDAEVIDYSGYSIAPGLVDTHIHGFGGVDVMDNNIEGTLHTMSEGLLTTGVTSFLPTTLTSSYERLLAVTENIGARYQEASGAKIRGLYFEGPYFTEKYKGAQNPAYMKDPSMDEFRAWQKAANGLLNKIALAPERDGVEEFVRTLTDEGVTVALGHSNATFDEAKTAVEAGASVWVHAYNGMRGLTHRELGMVGAMYELPHTYAELICDGHHVDPKACDILLKQKGHENIALITDCMTAGGLEDGDYMLGEFPVVVAEGTARLKSTGNLAGSILKLKDGLKNVVKWGIANPHQAVMMASLIPAKSVHIDDICGQIKEGYDADFIVLDKDLELVATYLDGQERFHV; encoded by the coding sequence ATGCCTACATATATCAAAGCAGATCAATTTTTCTATCCTCAGGGAATCCGTCAGGGCGGTTATTTAGAGTTGATTGACGGCAAGTTTGGCAAGTTGGTGCAGTCTGTTCCGCAGGATGCAGAAGTCATAGACTACAGCGGCTACTCGATTGCGCCGGGTCTGGTGGATACTCACATTCACGGCTTCGGCGGTGTTGATGTAATGGACAATAACATCGAAGGAACTCTTCATACCATGAGTGAGGGTCTCTTGACTACTGGTGTGACTAGCTTTTTACCAACAACCCTGACCTCATCCTATGAGCGGCTCTTAGCAGTCACTGAAAATATCGGTGCACGCTATCAAGAAGCCAGTGGGGCCAAGATTCGCGGTCTCTATTTTGAAGGGCCTTACTTCACCGAGAAGTATAAGGGTGCCCAAAATCCGGCCTATATGAAAGATCCTAGCATGGATGAGTTTCGTGCTTGGCAGAAAGCCGCAAATGGCTTGCTCAATAAGATCGCTCTCGCACCAGAGCGTGATGGCGTAGAGGAATTTGTCCGCACGCTGACTGATGAAGGCGTGACTGTTGCTCTGGGGCATTCTAACGCTACCTTTGATGAAGCCAAAACTGCGGTCGAAGCAGGTGCCAGTGTCTGGGTGCATGCATACAATGGTATGCGGGGCTTGACCCACCGGGAGCTGGGCATGGTTGGTGCCATGTACGAGTTGCCCCACACCTATGCGGAACTGATTTGTGACGGCCATCATGTGGACCCTAAGGCCTGTGACATCTTGCTCAAGCAGAAGGGACATGAAAATATTGCCCTCATTACTGACTGTATGACCGCAGGAGGTCTTGAAGATGGTGACTACATGCTAGGAGAATTTCCAGTGGTTGTGGCAGAAGGAACAGCTCGGCTCAAGTCAACGGGCAATCTAGCTGGCTCTATCCTCAAACTCAAGGACGGATTGAAAAATGTGGTCAAATGGGGCATTGCCAATCCTCATCAGGCGGTTATGATGGCTAGCCTGATTCCAGCAAAATCAGTCCATATTGATGATATCTGCGGGCAGATCAAGGAAGGCTACGATGCTGACTTTATCGTTTTAGATAAAGATTTAGAGCTGGTAGCTACTTATCTTGATGGTCAAGAACGATTCCATGTATGA
- the infB gene encoding translation initiation factor IF-2, whose product MSKVRLYEIAKELGKESKEVVARAKELGLDVKSHSSSVEADAGERIKSSFTKKAATPQATAEKPTAAQPSPQKTPAKEAAPVKAEQTEAKAAAKPEAKAETAAPVKRPQSRNFKAEREARAKEEAARRKQQGNRKPQNKEQGKREDRDNRNKNRGNRNDRDRGNRPNDRRDNRGQDGRRNGQNHQGFNGQNRQQPQGPKIDFKARAAALKAEQNAEYARSSEERFKQAQEAKEVMERQNRRKEQPKAEASAPVQPAPAPSAPAANPSPAPAAVDTRRKKQARPDKKRDDFDREEEGPRKQQKNRSSQNQVRNQRNSNWNKNKKNKKGKGNNNQAPKPVTERKFHELPTEFEYTDGMTVAEIAKRIKREPAEIVKKLFMMGVMATQNQSLDGDTIELLMVDYGIEAKKKVEVDTADIERFFVEEGYINQDALVERPPVVTIMGHVDHGKTTLLDTLRNSRVATGEAGGITQHIGAYQIEESGKKITFLDTPGHAAFTSMRARGASVTDITILVVAADDGVMPQTIEAINHSKAADVPIIVAINKIDKPGANPERVIGELAEHGVMSTAWGGDSEFVEISAKFNQNIDSLLETVLLVAEIQELKADPTVRAIGTVIEARLDKGKGAVATLLVQQGTLNVQDPIVVGNTFGRVRAMTNDLGRRVKVAGPSTPVSITGLNETPMAGDHFAVYEDEKAARAAGEERAKRALLKQRQATHRVSLENLFDTLKAGEVKSVNVIIKADVQGSVEALSASLQKIEVEGVKITIVHSAVGAINESDVTLAEASNAFIIGFNVRPTSQARQQAEADDVEIRLHSIIYKVIEEMEDAMKGMLDPEYEEKIIGEALIRETFKVSKVGTIGGFMVINGKVTRDSKVRVIRDGVVIYDGELASLKHFKDDVKEVTNGREGGLMIDGYNDIQVDDTIEAYIMEEIKK is encoded by the coding sequence TTGTCTAAAGTAAGATTGTATGAAATCGCCAAAGAACTGGGAAAAGAAAGCAAGGAGGTAGTGGCTCGTGCGAAGGAGCTGGGTCTGGATGTCAAGAGTCATTCATCCAGCGTAGAAGCTGACGCTGGTGAACGAATCAAATCCAGCTTTACGAAAAAAGCAGCCACACCTCAAGCTACTGCAGAAAAGCCTACAGCAGCTCAGCCATCACCGCAAAAAACTCCTGCCAAAGAGGCGGCGCCAGTCAAGGCAGAACAGACAGAAGCAAAAGCAGCTGCTAAGCCAGAAGCGAAAGCAGAAACGGCAGCGCCTGTCAAGCGCCCGCAAAGCCGGAACTTTAAGGCAGAGCGTGAAGCGAGAGCCAAGGAAGAGGCAGCGCGTCGGAAGCAGCAAGGCAACCGCAAACCACAAAACAAAGAGCAAGGCAAACGTGAGGACCGTGATAATCGAAATAAGAATCGCGGAAACCGCAACGACCGAGATAGGGGCAATCGTCCAAATGACCGTCGCGATAATCGTGGTCAAGATGGCCGCCGAAATGGTCAGAATCATCAAGGATTTAACGGTCAAAACCGCCAACAGCCTCAAGGACCGAAGATTGACTTTAAGGCCCGAGCAGCAGCTTTGAAAGCAGAGCAGAATGCTGAATACGCTCGCTCCAGCGAGGAACGCTTTAAGCAAGCTCAGGAAGCAAAAGAAGTTATGGAACGGCAAAACCGCCGCAAGGAGCAGCCTAAGGCAGAAGCAAGTGCACCAGTTCAGCCTGCACCAGCTCCATCTGCTCCAGCGGCGAATCCAAGTCCAGCGCCAGCCGCTGTGGATACGCGTCGTAAGAAGCAAGCTCGACCAGATAAGAAGCGCGATGATTTTGATCGCGAAGAAGAAGGTCCAAGAAAACAACAAAAGAATCGAAGCAGTCAAAATCAAGTGAGAAATCAAAGAAATAGTAATTGGAATAAAAACAAGAAAAATAAAAAAGGAAAGGGCAACAATAATCAGGCACCAAAACCTGTTACAGAACGTAAGTTCCATGAGTTGCCAACTGAATTTGAATATACAGACGGAATGACCGTTGCAGAAATTGCAAAACGGATCAAGCGCGAGCCAGCTGAAATTGTTAAGAAGCTCTTTATGATGGGCGTGATGGCAACGCAAAACCAATCTCTTGACGGCGATACTATTGAGCTCCTCATGGTGGACTACGGTATCGAAGCTAAGAAGAAGGTGGAAGTTGACACAGCTGACATTGAGCGCTTCTTCGTAGAAGAAGGTTATATCAACCAAGATGCCTTGGTAGAGCGTCCACCGGTTGTAACCATCATGGGACACGTTGACCATGGTAAAACAACCCTTTTGGATACCCTGCGTAACTCTCGCGTAGCAACAGGCGAAGCAGGTGGTATAACTCAGCACATCGGTGCTTACCAGATCGAGGAAAGCGGCAAGAAGATTACTTTCTTGGATACGCCTGGACACGCGGCCTTTACTTCTATGCGGGCCCGTGGTGCCTCTGTTACGGATATCACTATCCTGGTCGTAGCGGCTGATGACGGTGTTATGCCGCAAACGATCGAAGCTATCAACCACTCCAAGGCGGCTGATGTCCCAATCATCGTAGCCATTAACAAGATTGATAAGCCAGGTGCCAATCCTGAGCGCGTGATTGGTGAATTGGCTGAGCATGGTGTCATGTCAACAGCTTGGGGCGGAGATTCTGAATTTGTTGAAATCTCAGCGAAATTCAATCAAAATATCGACAGCTTGCTGGAAACAGTCCTCTTGGTGGCTGAAATCCAAGAACTCAAGGCAGATCCGACTGTTCGAGCGATTGGTACAGTTATCGAGGCCCGTCTGGATAAAGGAAAAGGTGCTGTCGCAACCCTTCTGGTTCAGCAGGGAACTCTGAATGTGCAGGATCCAATCGTTGTTGGAAATACCTTCGGTCGGGTTCGGGCTATGACCAATGACCTGGGCCGTCGTGTTAAGGTGGCAGGACCATCTACACCGGTTTCTATCACTGGTCTCAATGAAACTCCGATGGCTGGTGACCACTTTGCGGTCTATGAAGATGAAAAAGCTGCGCGTGCAGCCGGTGAAGAACGTGCCAAACGTGCCCTTCTCAAACAGCGTCAAGCTACTCACCGTGTCAGTCTGGAAAATCTCTTTGATACCCTCAAAGCTGGCGAAGTTAAGTCTGTCAATGTTATCATCAAGGCTGATGTGCAAGGTTCTGTAGAAGCCCTGTCTGCTTCCCTGCAGAAGATTGAAGTGGAAGGCGTTAAGATTACCATCGTCCACTCAGCGGTTGGTGCTATCAATGAATCTGACGTGACACTGGCGGAAGCTTCAAATGCTTTCATCATCGGATTTAACGTTCGTCCTACATCTCAAGCTCGCCAGCAGGCAGAAGCTGACGATGTCGAAATCCGTCTCCACAGCATTATCTACAAGGTTATCGAAGAAATGGAAGATGCCATGAAGGGAATGCTGGATCCAGAATACGAAGAAAAGATCATTGGGGAAGCTCTTATCCGCGAAACCTTCAAGGTTTCCAAGGTTGGTACTATCGGTGGATTTATGGTTATCAATGGTAAAGTTACCCGTGATTCCAAGGTTCGTGTTATCCGTGACGGCGTCGTGATTTACGATGGTGAGCTTGCCAGCCTCAAGCACTTCAAGGATGATGTTAAGGAAGTTACCAACGGCCGTGAAGGTGGACTCATGATTGATGGCTACAATGACATTCAAGTAGATGACACGATCGAAGCCTATATCATGGAAGAAATTAAGAAATAA
- the rbfA gene encoding 30S ribosome-binding factor RbfA, whose protein sequence is MANNFRTDRVGMEIKREVNEILQKKVRDPRVQGVTITDVQMLGDLSMAKVYYTIMSNLASDNQKAQTGLEKATGTIKRELGHNLKMYKIPDLTFVKDESIEYGNKIDQMLRDLDKK, encoded by the coding sequence ATGGCAAATAATTTTCGTACAGACCGTGTGGGTATGGAAATCAAGCGCGAAGTCAATGAAATCTTGCAGAAGAAAGTTCGTGACCCGAGGGTGCAGGGAGTGACCATTACCGATGTTCAAATGCTGGGCGACCTATCCATGGCCAAGGTCTACTACACGATTATGAGCAATCTGGCCTCTGATAATCAAAAAGCTCAGACCGGTCTGGAAAAAGCGACCGGTACCATCAAGCGAGAGCTGGGTCACAATCTGAAGATGTACAAGATTCCAGATTTGACCTTTGTCAAGGACGAATCCATCGAGTATGGCAATAAGATCGACCAGATGCTGCGCGATTTAGATAAAAAGTAA
- a CDS encoding DUF6261 family protein: MTTNYTIRPLTYSNFTHREFESLMTDSRQIITDFVKANKSEDMYGTHLEPFASKLEEFQKQLASVEKKQTISLAEVDKERDSALVGLFTLHRGFAKIKEAKFKEAYETLAPVLTKYKDITKHNNDVATAEIKSLLKTLKEEPYNAAVTTLGLSPVISAVTTAQEDYDKAEVLARAAKSSKEVGKTKQLRTEISRTYDLFMRYTAASAEAYPEKAHFAKLLKDLNTIRDSKRRLASPNKKTKPEQAPEAAG, encoded by the coding sequence ATGACTACTAACTACACCATTCGTCCCTTGACCTATAGCAACTTTACTCACCGTGAGTTTGAAAGTTTGATGACGGATTCTCGTCAAATCATCACCGACTTCGTCAAGGCCAACAAGAGCGAAGATATGTATGGTACGCACTTGGAGCCCTTTGCGAGCAAGTTAGAAGAGTTCCAGAAACAGCTAGCCAGCGTGGAAAAGAAGCAGACCATAAGTCTGGCAGAGGTGGATAAGGAGCGGGACAGTGCTCTGGTCGGACTTTTTACCCTGCATAGGGGATTTGCTAAGATAAAGGAAGCAAAGTTTAAGGAAGCCTATGAGACGTTGGCTCCAGTCCTGACTAAGTACAAGGATATCACTAAGCATAATAACGATGTCGCAACTGCTGAGATTAAGAGCCTCCTCAAAACCCTCAAGGAAGAGCCCTACAATGCGGCAGTAACTACTCTGGGACTCTCACCGGTGATTAGCGCAGTGACGACTGCTCAGGAAGACTATGATAAGGCCGAAGTCCTAGCGCGTGCAGCTAAGTCCAGCAAAGAAGTCGGTAAGACCAAGCAGCTGCGCACGGAAATCTCTCGCACTTATGACCTCTTTATGCGCTATACCGCAGCCTCTGCAGAAGCCTATCCAGAGAAAGCCCACTTTGCCAAACTCCTCAAGGATCTCAATACTATCCGAGACAGCAAGCGCCGCTTGGCTAGTCCAAATAAGAAAACCAAACCGGAACAAGCACCGGAAGCAGCAGGATAA
- a CDS encoding acetyltransferase, with product MKIRFYRSSDRQALQSYHLTDLRFTSHPSQAVADLENRYAILGLVEHQIVTFLILDAGEKKFTYGGQPESLLLRSFSTDEGFRMRGYGSQTLKLLPDFIREHLPMYKSIILGVNERNQVASYLYRETGFSKQPQRILGPAGWQEVYELKI from the coding sequence GTGAAAATCCGATTCTATCGAAGTTCGGATAGGCAAGCTCTGCAGTCTTACCATTTAACCGATTTGAGATTTACCAGTCATCCCAGTCAGGCTGTTGCTGACTTAGAAAATCGCTATGCTATCTTGGGCCTTGTAGAACATCAAATCGTAACTTTTCTGATCTTGGATGCTGGAGAAAAGAAGTTTACTTATGGCGGTCAGCCAGAGAGCCTGCTCCTTCGTAGCTTTTCAACGGATGAAGGCTTTCGGATGCGAGGATACGGTAGTCAGACGCTGAAGCTCTTGCCTGATTTCATAAGAGAGCATTTGCCTATGTATAAAAGCATCATCCTAGGCGTCAATGAGAGAAATCAAGTCGCTTCCTATCTCTACCGAGAGACCGGTTTTAGCAAACAGCCCCAACGTATATTAGGACCAGCCGGCTGGCAGGAAGTGTATGAATTAAAAATATAA